In the Parus major isolate Abel chromosome 4A, Parus_major1.1, whole genome shotgun sequence genome, one interval contains:
- the LOC107203772 gene encoding zona pellucida sperm-binding protein 3 encodes MGFGSSFGVALLCWVLAPAASSDPWGFPPRNSGTWRLRGDSPRSSVPGVSQPWARVDLSQLRALSPRPAVAVRCQEGQLAVTVRRDLFGTGRPVREAELSLGTASCPPVSPNPAQAFVTFVAALHECGSTLQVTPDSLIYRTTLFYKPTRVGNPLIVRTTPAEVPIECHYPRRSNVSSGAVHPTWAPFHATAAAEERLRFSLRLMDDDWSRERLSNGFQLGDSLRFQADVTSEGHVPLRLFVDQCVATATPDRSSSPRYAFIDLGGCLVDSRAEDTGSAFVSPRPRLESLRFLVDAFKFAGDAGNLLYISCHLRVSPAAQAPNPWNKACSFSKASGLWAPLEGTAAICSCCDTGSCPSPGGDSREFRAPAARMGRRVRRDGPGQRGGPSGPTEADVSVGPLLILEPAQGLMSPSGSPGAAGNTHQGAAGGIPVVIQGLLLTAATLLSLTALGMLLAMYRKRLCPLGMSQ; translated from the exons ATGGGGTTTGGGAGCAGCTTTGGGGTCGCTCTGCTTTGCTGGGTGTTGGCTCCGGCCGCATCCTCCGATCCCTGGGGTTTTCCCCCGAGGAATTCCGGGACGTGGCGGCTGCGGGGTGACTCCCCCCGGAGCAGTGTCCCCGGCGTGTCGCAGCCCTGGGCGCGGGTGGATCTGTCGCAGCTGCGGGCGCTGTCCCCGCGGCCCGCGGTGGCCGTGCGCTGCCAGGAGGGGCAGCTGGCGGTCACCGTGCGCAGGGACCTCTTTGGCACCGGGCGCCCGGTGCGGGAGGCGGAGCTGAGCCTGGGCACGGCCTCCTGCCCGCCCGTGTCCCCAAACCCCGCCCAGGCCTTTGTCACCTTCGTGGCCGCGCTGCACGAGTGTGGCAGCACCCTGCAG GTGACCCCAGACTCCCTGATCTACAGAACCACCCTGTTCTACAAGCCCACACGTGTTGGCAACCCCCTTATTGTGAGGACCACCCCAGCCGAGGTCCCCATTGAGTGTCACTACCCCAG GAGGAGCAATGTGAGCAGCGGTGCCGTGCACCCCACGTGGGCCCCGTTCCACGCCACAGCAGCGGCAGAGGAGAGGCTCCGGTTCTCCCTGCGCCTCATGGATG ATGATTGGAGCAGAGAGAGGCTCTCCAATGGCTTCCAGCTTGGGGACAGCCTCCGCTTCCAGGCCGATGTCACCTCGGAGGGCCACGTGCCCCTGCGGCTCTTTGTGGATCAGTGCGTGGCCACCGCGACCCCCGACAGGAGCTCGTCCCCCCGCTACGCCTTCATCGACCTGGGCGG GTGTCTGGTggacagcagggcagaggaCACCGGCTCAGCCTTCGTGTCCCCGCGGCCCCGGCTGGAGTCGCTGCGGTTCTTGGTGGACGCCTTCAAATTCGCCGGAGACGCTGGGAATTTG CTCTACATCAGCTGCCACCTGCGGGTGTCCCCGGCAGCTCAAGCCCCGAATCCCTGGAATAAAGCCTGTTCCTTCAGCAAAGCCAGTGGCCT GTGGGCACCTTTGGAGGGCACTGCAgccatctgcagctgctgtgacacCGGCAGCTGTCCCTCTCCTGGAGGAGATTCCCGGGAATTCCGCGCTCCGGCCGCACGGATGGGCAGGCGCGTGAGGAGGGACGGCCCTGGCCAGAGAG GTGGGCCCTCAGGGCCAACTGAGGCCGATGTGTCCGTGGGACCCCTGCTAATCCTGGAGCCAGCTCAGGGATTAATGAGCCCCTCTGGAagtccaggagcagctgggaacacCCACCAGG gtgctgctggtggaatTCCTGTGGTGATCCAGGGgctcctgctgacagcagccaCTCTGCTGAGCTTGACTGCCCTGGGAATGCTCCTGGCAATGTACAGGAAAAGGCTCTGTCCTCTGGGAATGTCCCAGTGA